In the genome of Ptychodera flava strain L36383 chromosome 13, AS_Pfla_20210202, whole genome shotgun sequence, one region contains:
- the LOC139147806 gene encoding monocarboxylate transporter 13-like, producing MKMSQAAGDVTTATGSVVPSLDEPTRDGGCFGWLVVLGAHICQLFVFGAYQAIGPLFVVIQRHFEETSARTSWIIALLASVASGLGPLSNIFVKKIGFRMTVFIGTIISSTGYCVSAFAHEIEFLYLSIGLTVGFGYALIMPPSMSIIAYYIQKKFEVANALATVAASLAVFIFPPLLQTLIDNYGWRGSLIVFSALNAQMGISAALFRAPEEGIRNEGTPEVGDDDAKRSPKCLTGTVEMCDFRLFARHPSFSVFTFASTLSIGIGYQSLAVHLLARAEDKRLGSSTDTSLIVSIFGLAGIVGRLVHPLILHFTKKCTRNINVYAFSLCFAGACNLMSPLATDYTSYIAYASLLGISAGIFLSMMTVIVRDIVGTESMTAACGIVGFFLAIGSLIGPPCAGYIYDVTDDYDNSFYFYGCLLAFGGLMIFVLEPYTTRHRGTAGKATNVTLGDPDRHRVYVAEMATQTGP from the exons ATGAAAATGTCACAGGCGGCAGGAGACGTGACGACTGCTACTGGTTCGGTAGTACCCTCGCTCGACGAACCGACCAGGGACGGTGGTTGTTTCGGGTGGCTTGTCGTTCTTGGCGCCCATATATGCCAACTATTCGTATTCGGTGCATACCAAGCCATAGGCCCACTGTTTGTTGTCATTCAGAGACATTTCGAGGAGACCTCAGCCCGCACATCGTGGATAATTGCACTCCTTGCATCCGTTGCATCGGGTTTGG GTCCATTgtcaaatatatttgtaaagaaGATTGGATTTCGAATGACAGTCTTTATTGGAACTATAATTTCATCTACTGGTTACTGCGTTAGTGCCTTCGCTCACGAAATAGAATTCCTTTATTTGAGCATTGGTCTCACTGTAG GATTTGGTTATGCCCTAATCATGCCTCCATCAATGAGCATCATCGCGTACTACATACAGAAAAAGTTTGAAGTTGCAAATGCCCTTGCCACCGTTGCAGCGAGTTTGGCTGTATTCATTTTCCCTCCCTTGTTGCAAACGTTGATTGACAACTACGGCTGGAGAGGATCTCTCATTGTGTTCTCCGCCTTGAATGCCCAGATGGGAATATCTGCCGCCTTGTTCAGAGCACCGGAAGAGGGAATTCGAAATGAGGGCACGCCGGAGGTGGGGGACGATGACGCTAAAAGATCGCCGAAGTGTTTAACGGGTACGGTCGAGATGTGCGATTTCAGGCTCTTCGCCAGACATCCTAGCTTCAGTGTGTTCACATTCGCCAGCACTTTATCAATCGGGATAGGCTATCAGAGCTTGGCGGTACACCTGCTGGCACGCGCGGAGGATAAACGTCTGGGAAGTAGTACAGATACTTCCTTGATCGTCTCCATCTTTGGATTGGCGGGAATAGTCGGAAGACTTGTGCATCCATTGATTCTGCATTTCACGAAGAAATGCACGAGGAATATCAATGTGTACGCATTCTCCCTATGCTTTGCTGGCGCGTGCAACCTAATGAGTCCACTCGCAACCGACTACACGTCATACATTGCCTACGCATCTCTCCTAGGAATTTCTGCTGGCATTTTCTTGTCAATGATGACAGTGATAGTAAGAGACATTGTCGGTACTGAATCGATGACAGCGGCTTGTGGAATAGTAGGATTTTTCCTTGCTATTGGATCGCTAATTGGTCCACCATGTGCAG GTTACATTTATGACGTCACTGATGACTACGACAACTCATTTTATTTCTACGGATGTCTCCTTGCCTTTGGAGGGCTTATGATATTCGTATTGGAACCGTACACGACGAGACACCGAGGGACGGCAGGGAAGGCTACTAATGTGACCTTGGGTGACCCCGACAGGCACCGCGTGTACGTCGCTGAAATGGCGACACAAACTGGTCCTTGA